From one Dama dama isolate Ldn47 chromosome 4, ASM3311817v1, whole genome shotgun sequence genomic stretch:
- the NTN5 gene encoding netrin-5: MPVTFALWLLLSQASADPDPCYHPGGRPRFCLPPVTQLAGMAASCPQACGPSPPGVDLGPRAPCNGSLTLGLGGPFLLSSVSLRFCTPGPPALILSAAWATGGPWRSLWRRPAWPGALGGPERVTFRVPAGPKASVVASHLRLELGGRGGLAAAGVRGRCQCHGHAARCAARDGPPRCRCRHHTTGPGCESCQPSHRDWPWRPATPRHPHPCLPCSCNQHARRCRFNSELFRLSGGRSGGVCERCRHHTAGRHCHYCQPGFWRDPGQPINSRKACRACQCHPIGATGGTCNQTSGQCSCKLGVTGLTCNRCGPGYQQSRSPRMPCQRIPEATTTLATTPQAYSLDPQCQNYCNTSDTRIHMSLRRYCQQDYVLHAQVLASEAADTAWQRLAVRVLAVYKQRARPVRRGSQAAWVPRADLTCGCLRLRPANHYLLLGSTAGSPDPTRLVLDRHGLALPWRQRWARPLRRLQQEEHAGGCRGLRPSTPSPEPRL, from the exons ATGCCCGTGACCTTTGCCCTCTGGCTCCTCCTGAGCCAGGCCAGCGCGGACCCGGACCCATGTTACCACCCTGGGGGCCGCCCCCGCTTCTGCCTCCCACCCGTGACCCAGCTGGCTGGCATGGCTGCCTCCTGTCCCCAGGCCTGTGGCCCCTCCCCCCCAGGCGTGGACCTCGGCCCGCgggccccctgcaatggcagtCTGACCCTGGGCCTGGGGGGCCCTTTCCTCCTGTCGTCCGTCAGCCTGCGCTTCTGCACCCCAGGACCCCCAGCCCTGATCCTGTCTGCTGCCTGGGCCACCGGAGGGCCCTGGAGGTCACTGTGGCGCAGGCCCGCCTGGCCGGGGGCATTGGGAGGGCCCGAGAGGGTGACCTTCCGGGTCCCAGCGGGCCCTAAGGCCAGCGTGGTGGCCAGTCACCTCCGCCTGGAGCTCGGGGGCCGAGGGGGGCTGGCAGCTGCGGGCGTGAGAGGCCGCTGCCAGTGCCACGGCCATGCTGCCCGCTGCGCTGCCCGCGACGGGCCGCCCCGCTGCCGCTGCCGCCACCACACCACTGGCCCGGGCTGTGAGAGCTGCCAGCCATCCCACCGCGACTGGCCCTGGCGGCCCGCCACGCCCCGGCACCCTCACCCTTGCCTGC CCTGCTCCTGCAACCAGCACGCGCGACGCTGCAGGTTCAACTCGGAGCTGTTCAGGCTGTCGGGCGGCCGGAGTGGGGGCGTTTGTGAGCGGTGCCGCCACCACACAGCCGGGCGGCACTGCCACTACTGCCAGCCAGGGTTCTGGAGGGACCCCGGCCAGCCCATCAATAGCCGCAAGGCCTGCAGGG CCTGCCAGTGCCATCCTATTGGGGCGACAGGCGGTACTTGCAACCAGACCAGTGGGCAGTGCTCCTGCAAGTTAGGGGTCACTGGCCTGACCTGCAACCGCTGCGGTCCTGGCTACCAGCAGAGCCGCTCCCCCAGGATGCCCTGCCAGC GAATCCCAGAGGCGACAACCACCCTTGCTACAACCCCTCAAGCTTACAGCTTGG ACCCTCAGTGTCAAAACTATTGCAATACCTCGGACACCAGGATACACATGAGCCTTCGGAGGTACTGCCAGCAGGACTACG TGCTCCACGCGCAGGTGCTGGCGTCCGAGGCCGCGGACACGGCGTGGCAGCGGCTGGCCGTGCGCGTGCTGGCCGTGTACAAGCAGCGAGCGCGGCCTGTGCGCCGTGGTAGCCAGGCCGCCTGGGTGCCCCGTGCCGATCTGACGTGCGGATGTTTGCGCCTGCGGCCCGCCAACCACTACCTGCTGCTGGGCAGCACGGCTGGCAGCCCAGATCCTACACGCCTCGTCCTCGACCGCCACGGCCTCGCGCTGCCCTGGAGGCAGCGCTGGGCCCGGCCGCTGCGGCGGCTGCAGCAGGAAGAGCACGCTGGGGGGTGCCGCGGCCTGCGGCCTTCGACCCCGAGCCCCGAACCCAGGCTCTAG
- the LOC133055127 gene encoding galactoside 2-alpha-L-fucosyltransferase SEC1 encodes MAVGKPESTGCWEVGPRGWDRQTDGHGTFETPAEPEESRQCSRPDLGGKQGSLAASVGSGDPLAKAATLSPQGPLAATPPGKVWDMSAIAPQRPAAGHPRAGWPRKLKTAAMRFWATCPSSSTLSFLFVIFVVSTVFHCHRRLALVPTPWAYAGRVVLFPRHLHGGVFTINAIGRLGNQMGEYATLYALAKMNGRAAFIPPQMHSTLAPIFRITLPVLHDATARSIPWENYYLRDWMEEQYRHIPGEYVRLTGYPCSWTFYHHLRAEILQEFTLHAHVREEAQNFLRDLRVNGSRPSTYVGVHVRRGDYVHVMPNVWKGVVADRGYLQQALDWFRARHRSPLFVITSDDMAWCRRNINSSHQDVVFAGNGRQGSPARDFALLMQCNHTVITVGTFGIWAAYLTGGNTVYLANFTLPGSRFHMVFKPQAAFLPEWVGIAANLGQARGSHP; translated from the exons ATGGCGGTCGGGAAACCGGAGTCCACAGGGTGTTGGGAAGTGGGTCCCCGGGgctgggacagacagacagacgggcACGGGACCTTCGAGACACCTGCAGAGCCGGAGGAGAGCCGGCAGTGCAGCAGGCCTGACCTGGGGGGAAAGCAGGG GAGCTTGGCGGCCAGCGTGGGCTCCGGGGA tcCCCTCGCCAAAGCAGCCACGCTCTCCCCGCAGGGACCCCTGGCAGCCACGCCACCCGGGAAGGTGTGGGACATGAGCGCCATCGCCCCGCAGCGGCCCGCAGCTGGACATCCCCGAGCAGGCTGGCCCAGGAAGCTCAAGACAG CCGCCATGAGATTCTGGGCCACCTGCCCTTCCTcgtccaccctctccttcctctttgtCATCTTTGTGGTGTCCACTGTTTTCCATTGCCACCGGCGCCTGGCCCTGGTGCCCACCCCTTGGGCCTATGCAGGTCGCGTGGTCTTGTTCCCCAGACACCTGCATGGGGGCGTGTTCACCATCAATGCCATAGGCCGCCTGGGGAACCAGATGGGGGAGTACGCCACCCTGTACGCCCTGGCCAAGATGAACGGGCGCGCCGCCTTCATCCCGCCCCAGATGCACAGCACGCTGGCCCCCATCTTCCGAATCACCCTCCCGGTCCTGCACGACGCCACGGCCAGGAGCATCCCCTGGGAGAACTATTATCTGAGGGACTGGATGGAGGAGCAGTACCGCCACATCCCCGGGGAGTACGTGCGCCTCACCGGCTACCCCTGCTCCTGGACCTTCTACCACCACCTCCGCGCCGAGATCCTCCAGGAGTTCACCCTGCACGCCCACGTGCGTGAGGAGGCCCAGAACTTCCTGCGGGATCTGCGGGTGAATGGCAGCCGGCCGAGCACCTACGTGGGGGTCCACGTGCGCCGAGGGGACTACGTCCACGTTATGCCCAACGTGTGGAAGGGCGTGGTGGCCGACCGGGGCTACCTGCAGCAGGCCCTGGACTGGTTCCGCGCTCGCCACCGCAGCCCGCTCTTCGTGATCACCAGCGACGACATGGCCTGGTGCCGGAGGAACATCAACAGCTCCCACCAGGACGTGGTGTTTGCAGGCAACGGCCGGCAGGGCTCACCGGCCAGGGACTTTGCGCTCCTCATGCAGTGTAACCATACCGTCATCACCGTGGGCACCTTTGGCATCTGGGCCGCCTACCTTACCGGGGGGAACACCGTCTACCTGGCCAACTTCACCCTGCCCGGCTCCCGATTCCACATGGTCTTTAAGCCCCAGGCGGCCTTCCTGCCCGAGTGGGTGGGCATTGCAGCCAACCTGGGGCAGGCCAGAGGGAGCCACCCCTAG